In Patescibacteria group bacterium, the following proteins share a genomic window:
- a CDS encoding phosphoribosyltransferase family protein, which produces MAAAWNLHGGEKPECLIPIPLHPARLREREFNQAELLGETIQCVLEVGLEKHILVRARKTASQTKLSSDERKKNIEGCFAIGAVSLMPKSVLLIDDVCTTGATLCEAARMLKCHGVESVSALVFAHG; this is translated from the coding sequence ATGGCAGCTGCATGGAATCTGCATGGAGGCGAAAAGCCAGAGTGCCTCATCCCCATTCCCTTGCATCCAGCACGTTTACGTGAGCGAGAATTTAACCAAGCGGAGCTTTTGGGAGAAACCATTCAGTGCGTTCTCGAAGTGGGATTGGAAAAGCACATCCTTGTGCGCGCTCGCAAGACGGCAAGTCAGACAAAACTTTCGTCAGACGAGCGTAAGAAAAATATCGAAGGATGCTTTGCTATTGGGGCTGTTTCACTAATGCCGAAATCCGTACTGTTAATTGACGATGTATGCACAACCGGCGCAACGCTTTGTGAAGCTGCGCGAATGTTGAAGTGTCATGGAGTAGAATCTGTATCTGCGCTAGTGTTTGCGCATGGCTGA